CTCGTGGACCCGGGGATCGGTTTCGGAAAGCGGCCCGAGCACAACGTGGAGATCCTGCGGCGCCTGGAAGAGCTCCGCAGCCTCGGCCGCCCGCTGGTGGTCGGAACCTCGCGCAAGAGCTTCATCGGCCACTATCTGGGCCGCCCGCCGGACGAGCGCCTCCACGGCACCGCCGCGACCGTGTCCGTTTCCATCCTCCGCGGCGCCGACGTCGTCCGCGTCCACGACGTCCGCGCGATGTCCGACGTGGCCCGTATGACCGACCTTCTGAGATGATCGAGGAGTTCAAGAACCCCCGCGCCTGGATCGAGATCGCGCTCCTGGCGGTCACCTTCTACTTCATTCTCAACTTCATCCGGGGCACGCGCGGCGCCGGCATCCTCAAAGGCATCGTCTTCCTCTTCAGCGTCGCGTTCCTGGGCCTCATGTACGTGGCCGACCGCCTGGAACTGGAACGGATCCGCGACATGCTGCGCTGGGTCCTGTCGGGCTCGGCGCTGGCCATCATCATCCTGTTCGCCCCGGAGCTCCGGCGCGGCCTCTCCCACCTGGCCCAGTCGCCCCTCCTCTCGCCGCTTTTGCGCGGACCTTCGAGCAAGGTCGTCGACGAGCTCGTCGACGCCGCCGTGAAGCTCTCCAAGAACCGCATCGGCGCCCTCGTGGCCATCGAACGCGACGTAGGCCTGGGCGAATACGTCGAAAACGGCACCCGCCTGGACGCCCAGCTGACGAGCGAGCTTCTCGAAACCATCTTCTACCCCGGCTCGGCCCTTCACGACGGCGCCGTCATCGTTCAGCATGACCGCGTCGCCGCCGCGGGATGCCTCCTCCCCCTCACCGACGACATGACCCTCTCCAAGTCCCTGGGCACCCGCCACCGCGCGGCCCTCGGGATCTCCGAGGAAACCGACGCCGTCGCGCTCGTGGTCTCCGAGGAGACCGGCAGGATCTCCCTCGCCGTCAACGGGAAGCTCCTGACGGACCTCACGCGCGAATCCCTCGAGCGCCTTCTGAACGACTTCCTGGCGCGCGCCGACCGCGCGACCCTGCCGTTCCGGCGGACCCCCTCCGATAACGGCGGCGCTCCCGCCCCCGGCCCGGCCGAAGCCCGCGGCGCGGAGCTCTCCGCCGGAAAAACCGAATCGCCCCCCGCGCCCGGAAAGACGTAGGAGAGCCCGCCCGTGAGCGTCAAAAAAATCTTCCTCGAGAACCTGACGACCAAGGCGATGGCGCTCTTTCTGGCCGTCCTCACCTGGGTCTACCTCTTCACCCAGAGCAACGGCCCCGGCGAAATCGAAGTGCAGTTCTGGCCGAACCTCGACATGAAGGACTTCGCCTCCGTGAGCTATCGCGACGGAGACCGCGAGCTCGTCCCCGGCGGCTCCCTCCGCATCCGCGTCGTCGGCCCCAAAGGCGACGTCCGGACCCTGTCCCTGCGCCCCATGATCTTCCGCTGCGACTTCCGCATCGACCCCAAGGAGCTGACCGGCCTGAAGGGAACCTACAAGATCAGCCTCATCCGGGAAAACTTCAACCTGCCCGCCAACTTCTCGATCGAACCCCTCCCCCAGATCGCCGTGCACTACACGAAGTATGTCGAGAAGGAGCTGGAGCTCGTCGCCGACCTGCGCCACTACCAAGGTCAGCCCCGCCCCGGCTATCAGGTCGAATCCATCACCACCCTTCCCCGGCGCATCCGCGCCAAAGTTCCCGCCGACCTCGAAAATCTGGAGCGCGTGGACATCCGCCGCGTGGACGTCACCGGCCGCTTCGAGAGCTTCAGCGTCGAACGCTGGGAACTCGACCCCGCCGCCCTCGAGGCCCGCCTCCAGCCGGTGGAATCCTTCCGCGTCGAAGTCAAGATCGTCCCCCAGCCCGCCCGCCGCCGCTTTACGGTGGACCTCCACGTCGCCGCCCGGCCCCACGAGCTTCATCGCGTGGAGCTCGACACCCCCCGCGCCGTCCTCATCGAGGTTCAGGGCCCCCAGGAACTCCTCCGCGACGTCTCCGAATCCGCCTTCTTCGCCTACGTCGTCGTGACCGAGAAGGACCTGGAGTCCGTGGGACCCCGGAACATCAAGGAATCCGGACTCGGCTGCCACATCCTGGACCCGCGCCTTCAGGGCCGCGTCACCGTCGTCTTCATGCCCGACGAGCGCCCCGAGAACCGCGAGGTCAAGATCAAGATCGTCCCGCGCTCCTGACCCGCCGGACGGTCCCCTTGATTCTTTCGCCCCGATTCCTCATACTCCATCCGCCCGATGGGAAAGATCTTCGGCACCGACGGCGTCCGCGACCGCGCCGGCCGGGGCCCCCTCGCCCCCGACCGCGTCGCCGCGCTGGCCGCCGCCGCGGGAACGCTCCTCCGGCGCGACTCCGCCCTCTTCGCCGCGCCTCTGCCCGAAGCCTTCCGCGCCCTCGGCGCCCCCGGCTCCGACCCCTTCGGCGCCGGCAAGGTCCTCGTGGGCCGCGATACCCGCGCCTCCGGACCCGCGATCGAAGAGGCCCTCGTCGAAGGCTTCCGCGCCGCCGGCATCGACGTCCTGCGCGCGGGCGTCCTTCCCACCCCCGGCGTCGCCTGCCTCACCCGCCTCTGGGGCTGCGCCCTCGGCGTCGTCATTTCCGCCTCCCATAACCCCGCCGAGGACAACGGCATCAAGCTCATCGCCCCTCAGGGCCTGAAGATCCCCGACGCCGCCGAGGAAGCCATCGAGGCGCTCCTCGAAGACCCCTCCTTCCGTCCCGCCGCCCCCCCCCGGCCCGGAACCGCCGAGGACGTCTCCGCCCGCACCGAGGACTACCCCGACTTCCTCGCCCGCTTCCTCCCGCGCCCCCTGCGCGGCGTCACCCTGGCCGTCGACTGCGCCCACGGCGCCGCCTCCGCCTTCGCCCGGCCTCTTTTCGAACGCCTCGGCGCCCGCGTCCTTCTCGCCGGCGCCTCGCCCGACGGCTCCAACATCAACGCCGGCGTCGGCGCCCTCCACCCGGAACGCGTCGCCGAGCTCGTCCGCCGCGAAAAGGCCGACCTCGGCGTGGCCTTCGACGGCGACGCCGACCGCGCCATCTTCGCCGACGAGACCGGCGCCGTGCGCGACGGCGAAACGGTGCTCGCCCTCTGCGGCGTGGAGCTCCGCCGCAAGGGACGCCTCCCGGGCGACCTCGTCGTCTCCACCGTCATGGCCAACTACGGCCTCGAGCGCCACCTGGCCGCCCACGGGATCCGGCTCGCGCGGACCAAGGTCGGCGACCGGTTCGTGGCCGAGGAAATGCTCCGCGCGGGGGCGGTCCTCGGCGGCGAGCCCTCGGGACACGTCCTCTTCTTCGACGCCGCTCCGGCCGGCGACGGCCTGCTGACCACGCTCCGCGTCCTCGGGGTCCTGGCCGAGCGCGGGGAACCCCTCTCGCGCTCGACCTTCGATAAGTTCCCGCAGGTTCTTCTCAACGTCCCCGTCCGCCGCAAGCCGCCCCTCGAGGAGGTCCCCGCCGTCGCGCGCGCGGTCGAGAACGCCCGGCGCGAGCTCGGTCCGGACGGGCGCATTCTCGTCCGCTACTCGGGCACCGAGCCCCTGTGCCGCGTCATGGTCGAAGGCCCCGAGGCCGCCCGGGTCGAGCGCCTGGCGGCGGATCTGGCCGAAACGGTCCGGAGGGAACTCGCGTGACGCCGCTGCGGCTCGGCGTGAACGTGGACCACGTGGCGACCGTCCGCCAGGCGCGCCGCGGGCGGGTCCCCGATCCCGTGGAAGCCGCCCGGGCCGCCGAGGAGGCGGGCGCGGACTCCATCGTCTGCCACCTGCGCGAGGACCGCAGGCATATCCAGGACGACGACGTCGCGCGCCTGCGCCGGGCCGTCCGTACCCGGCTCAACCTCGAGATGAGCCTGGCCCCGGACGTCGTCGCCGCGGCGCTCCGGATCCGCCCCCCTCAGGTGACGCTCGTCCCCGAACGGCGGCGCGAGCTCACGACCGAAGGGGGACTCGACGTCGCCGCCGCCCCGGAACGCGTCGGCCGGGCGGTCGAGCGCTTCCGCGCCCGCGGCATCGACGTGAGCCTCTTCATCGATCCCGATCCGCGCCAGGTGGCCGCCGCGCTCCGCGCGGGCGCCCCCGTCGTGGAGCTTCACACCGGAGCCTACGCCCACGCCTCCGGACGCGCCCGCCGGCGGGAGCTGGCGCGGCTGCGCGATGCCGCCCGCGAAGCTCGCGCGGCGGGCCTGGTCGTCGCCGCGGGCCACGGCCTGGATCTCGAAAACGTCGGACCCGTCGCGCGCCTCCCGGAGATCGAGGAGCTCAACATCGGCTTTTCGATCGTGGCGCGGGCGATCTTCGTCGGTCTGGGCCGGGCGGTGCGCGAGATGAAGGAGGCCCTGCGTGAGGCCCGCCGCCGATAGCCTTGCGGCGGCGCTTCTGGCGCTGGCCGCCTGCGGCCGCCAGGCGCCTCCGCCGCCCGCCCCCGCGGCCGCCCCTCCCCCTCCGGAGCTTCCCCTCCCCGCCGAGGTGCCCTTCCCCGACTGGGCCGAAGTCGATTCGGAAGAGTTTCCGCGTCTCGAGGATCCCCCGGACGCGGGAGGGCCCCTCCGCTGGGACTTCACCCCCGGACGCCGCCTGACCTACGACTTTTATCAGACGCTCGACCAGGCCGCCGCCTCCTCCTCGGACGGAAAGGAGCACAACGCCCGCACCCGCGACCGGAACGAAGGCGTTTTCGAGTTCGTCGCCGGCCCCGATCGGACCGCCCGCGTGGCCATCCGGATCCGCACGGTCGAGTCCTTCCTCGACGGCCGTCCCGTGCCGGCCGAGACCGTGGCCCGCGCGCCCCCGTCCGTCTTCGAGTGTTCCCTTCGGGAGGACGGCCGGGCCGAGGTCGGCCGCCGCGCGGGCGCCGCGGACGCGCAGATCTTCTTCGACGCGCTCCTGGCGGTCGCGCCCGGCGAGCACGGCCTCCCCGACGGCCGCCGCACGACCCGCCGGACCGGGACCTTCAAGGTCGGCCCCTGGCGCTGCGCGCGCGTGGAGACCGAGTTCGAATTCTCCCCCGCGGGGCCGGACGGCCGAACCCTCCTGCGCGGCCGCGCGGTCGGCTACTTCGATCTCGAGGGCGGCCGGTACGTGCGCGCCTCGGCGGCCGCCCGCACCTCCTCCCGCCGCCGCGCTCCGGCCCCCTCGGGGGGCGGCTGGACCGTGACGCGCCTGGACGCGGCCACGGAATTCCGCCTCAAGCTCCGAGACCGTCCCTGAGCCGGGCCGTCCCCGGACCTCAGGCGCGCGGAAGGCCTCGATTTTCGTTGATCCCGTGCGCCGGGACGCCTACCATCGAGCACCCGATGATCAAGACCGAAGGTTCCTTCGTCGCTCTGGTGACCCCGTACGCCGGGGACCAGGTGGACCTCGCCAAGGTGCGCGAGCTCGTGGACTTCCAGCTCGAAAACGGCACCGCGGGCTTCTGCCCCGTGGCCACGACGGGGGAATCCCCCTCCCTCAGCCGCGAGGAAAAAGCCGCCGTCATCCGCGCCGTCGTCGAGCGCGCGCGCGGCAAGGCGCTCGTCTTCCCCGGGGCCGGGACCTACAACACCCGCGAGACGATCGAGCAGACCCGGATGGCCCGCGAGCTGGGAGCCGACGGCGCGCTTCTGGTGACCCCGTATTACAACAAGCCCACCCAGGAAGGGCTCTTTCGCCACTACGAGGCGGTCGCCCGCGCGGTCCCGGGGTTCCCGATCATGCTCTACAACGTCCCGGGCCGCACGGGCGTGAGCCTGGCGCCGGAGACGACCGCCCGGCTCTCCAAAATTCCCGGCATCGTCGCCCTCAAGGACGCCTCCGGCAACGTCGAACAGGTCACCCAGGTCCGCGCCCTCTGCGACATTCAGATCCTCTCGGGCGAGGACTCCCTGACGTTCCCCATCCTCTGCCTCGGCGGCCGGGGGGTCGTTTCCGTGGCCGCCAACGTCGCCCCGCGCGCCGTCGCCGACCTCTGCCGGGCCGCTCTGGCGGGGGATCTGTCCCGCGCACGGGAGATCCACGAGCGTTTCTTCCCGCTCTTCAAGGATCTCTTCCTCGAAACCAACCCCATCCCCGTCAAGACGGCCCTGCGCCTGATGGGGCGCTACAACGGCGAACTCCGGCTGCCTCTCTGCGAGATGAGCCGCGCCAACGCCGAGCGCCTGGAGAAGACGCTGCGCGCCTGCCGGATCATCTGAAAACCTCCTCCGCCGCGATCACCCGCCAGACGCCCTCCTCCCGCCGGAACCGCAGCCGCAGGTGGAACTCCCCCGCCGGACGCGGCCCCAGGCGCACGACCGCGCGCACGAGCGCCTCCGCCTCCTCCCCGTCCACGTCCACCGCGCAGCCCTCTACGCGCAGCGAGGCGCCCCCGCCGAGCCGCCGCACTTCGCGCCGCACCCGCCGCGCGGCGTCCTCGTAGTCCTCGTTCCCCGACCGGTACGCCCGCGAAAGAAAAGCCACCACCGCCTCGGCGTCCCCCCGCTCGGCCGCCCGCGCCGCCTCCTCGATCCGCCGCTCGATCTCCCGCTCCGCCCCCGACGAGAGAAGAAACACCGCCGCCGCGGCCGCCCCCAGAAGAACCGCCGTGCCCCCCGCGACCTTCGCCGGAAAGCTCACCGCGTGGACTCCCGCACCCAGCGCAGATACTCCGGAAGCCCCGACGCGACCCGCAGCGTCACCACCTCCGGCACCTCGTACCCGTGAAGGGCCTTCACCCGCGCCGCCAGCTTCCGCGAAAGCGCCGCGCGCGACTTGATGACGAGCAGCACCTCGGAAGCTTCTTCCACGCGGCCCTTCCAGGCGTAGATCGACGTCACCCCCGGCACGAGATTCACGCACGCCGCCAGCCGCTCCCGGACGAGCGCCCGCGCGATCCGCCGCGCCTCGGCCTTCCCGGCGCACGTCACGAACGTCACCGTCTCGCTCATCGCACCCCCGCGGAAATCCGGCGGAGCCGCTCGATCACACGCGGAACGATCTCGAGCGCCCGGTCGATCTC
This genomic interval from Planctomycetota bacterium contains the following:
- a CDS encoding pyridoxine 5'-phosphate synthase, translating into MTPLRLGVNVDHVATVRQARRGRVPDPVEAARAAEEAGADSIVCHLREDRRHIQDDDVARLRRAVRTRLNLEMSLAPDVVAAALRIRPPQVTLVPERRRELTTEGGLDVAAAPERVGRAVERFRARGIDVSLFIDPDPRQVAAALRAGAPVVELHTGAYAHASGRARRRELARLRDAAREARAAGLVVAAGHGLDLENVGPVARLPEIEELNIGFSIVARAIFVGLGRAVREMKEALREARRR
- the cutA gene encoding divalent-cation tolerance protein CutA — protein: MSETVTFVTCAGKAEARRIARALVRERLAACVNLVPGVTSIYAWKGRVEEASEVLLVIKSRAALSRKLAARVKALHGYEVPEVVTLRVASGLPEYLRWVRESTR
- the cdaA gene encoding diadenylate cyclase CdaA — encoded protein: MIEEFKNPRAWIEIALLAVTFYFILNFIRGTRGAGILKGIVFLFSVAFLGLMYVADRLELERIRDMLRWVLSGSALAIIILFAPELRRGLSHLAQSPLLSPLLRGPSSKVVDELVDAAVKLSKNRIGALVAIERDVGLGEYVENGTRLDAQLTSELLETIFYPGSALHDGAVIVQHDRVAAAGCLLPLTDDMTLSKSLGTRHRAALGISEETDAVALVVSEETGRISLAVNGKLLTDLTRESLERLLNDFLARADRATLPFRRTPSDNGGAPAPGPAEARGAELSAGKTESPPAPGKT
- the dapA gene encoding 4-hydroxy-tetrahydrodipicolinate synthase; translated protein: MIKTEGSFVALVTPYAGDQVDLAKVRELVDFQLENGTAGFCPVATTGESPSLSREEKAAVIRAVVERARGKALVFPGAGTYNTRETIEQTRMARELGADGALLVTPYYNKPTQEGLFRHYEAVARAVPGFPIMLYNVPGRTGVSLAPETTARLSKIPGIVALKDASGNVEQVTQVRALCDIQILSGEDSLTFPILCLGGRGVVSVAANVAPRAVADLCRAALAGDLSRAREIHERFFPLFKDLFLETNPIPVKTALRLMGRYNGELRLPLCEMSRANAERLEKTLRACRII
- the glmM gene encoding phosphoglucosamine mutase — translated: MGKIFGTDGVRDRAGRGPLAPDRVAALAAAAGTLLRRDSALFAAPLPEAFRALGAPGSDPFGAGKVLVGRDTRASGPAIEEALVEGFRAAGIDVLRAGVLPTPGVACLTRLWGCALGVVISASHNPAEDNGIKLIAPQGLKIPDAAEEAIEALLEDPSFRPAAPPRPGTAEDVSARTEDYPDFLARFLPRPLRGVTLAVDCAHGAASAFARPLFERLGARVLLAGASPDGSNINAGVGALHPERVAELVRREKADLGVAFDGDADRAIFADETGAVRDGETVLALCGVELRRKGRLPGDLVVSTVMANYGLERHLAAHGIRLARTKVGDRFVAEEMLRAGAVLGGEPSGHVLFFDAAPAGDGLLTTLRVLGVLAERGEPLSRSTFDKFPQVLLNVPVRRKPPLEEVPAVARAVENARRELGPDGRILVRYSGTEPLCRVMVEGPEAARVERLAADLAETVRRELA